The segment ATCAAAAGAGTTTATGATGGACAAGGGAAATGTCCATGAGGTTTGCGTTGGAATGTTGGACAACATTTTCCCAGTTTTGGCGATGGTTGTGAAGGCAGAGAGGGTTCCTGCCGCTATCATCAGTCACTATACTAAATTGGAGAAATCATCATTCTTTTGCTAGCTCTTGCAGTTCGGCGAATACAAGGGCACCCACAATGAGTGGGTAATTGGTGAGAATCCTAAGTTAATTGATGAAAATCATGAGTTTGTTTCATCATCCGTGGATGTGGGGATTTTGGTTTTTGCTACCAAGGCATTTGTGCAGTACTATGTTACTGTGTATGAATGGGCTGATCTTTTTGGAGAATCGGCTAGGCTTTGGTGTAGACATTGCCAAGCTTTGGCTCCCGAAAATGCTACGGCTGTGATGGTCCTCAAAGGAGAAGTTGCTCTGGCAACAATCGTTGTTGGTCATACTTAATAAGTTTTGGTTGCAGAGAAGGGGAGTATTGGTGCTCTTGACTATAATGGAAGAATATATTTTGAACTAGTCGAATGTATTGTTCCTGGTTATGGAATATTGGGTCAACTTGTGTCTGGAATAGGAGACTTATTGTTTATAACTCCGATTTGATTTAGAGAAGGCGTATCCACGGTGTACTTGAACAAGAGTTCACAAAGTTAAAGTCTTGCAAGCTAGTTGTAATGTGAGTTTCGAAATGAAAACAGGGATGTCACAGTGCATAGTTGTGTCGGTTGGTcttcatgggggagattgttgggatgtgaagcccaatggtcacatgaccttTTGGCTCCCTCAACTCTTTGATTCATActtgaatatgaatgtataaatatgtATGCACTCTATGTACTATGTGTAGTTTTGATATCGATTAATACAAGTGTCCCTGCTTGAGAGTGGACGTAGGCGATTGTCGAATCACTATAAATCCGTGTCTCTTGTTATCTGCTTTTATTTTGTTCTTAGTTTTGTTTTCTCTGCTCGTTTTAATCTTTGCACTTAAGGCATCTGACCTATCATTATTCCAAACAACTTCATTCTCATCATTACAACTTGGAGCTATGGTCTATAGTACTTCCACGTCCATCACTTCATTGCCTGACATCTTGATAACTTGTTTTGGCGCAAATGGACATCGAACTTGGTGATTTGGTCTTGCATGTTGGTGTTTGAGACTGACCATTGACCTTCAATCTGGCATTATATCTTCGCTTGGAGGCAACAATGAAACTTGGGGTATCCATTTTTTACTTGAAATTCGATCAATGTTTGGGCAAAAAGTGGATCTTTTTTCAGATGGTTTAAATCACACAAATTAAGCTTtgatttctagacttaaaagtgttaaacactcggacttgactgacattctctacacttaatatgttgcttagtgtgtgtggtttaaggttggCCCTATTTTCCTTTGAGTGGGAAAAGAATGGTGCATTGAAAATCACTAAAAATTGAATGGTGTTTATCTAAGGCTATCAAATTGAACCATTCTTGCAATTTTCTCCTCTCATTTCTCCCTTTTTTTCTCActcttttattattattgttattatttttcaaaAAGTCATTGTAAAATTGTTTGTAGTGCATTTTATAGGCAAATTGGCAAAAATCAAATTGTCAAACTTTCATATTGCAGCTCAGATTTGAATATCATATGTTTTGAAAGAAGTCAAAATTTCATGCCTAATCAGATGGACTCTATTTTTAACAATGTTTATAAAGTGTCATCTTTCATTCCATTTGGACTTGCCTATGCATTACACTCATAAAGTGTGTGTTGCAAGGGGGGTCTCTAAAATTGAATCAAGGGGGAGTGTAATCGATGTTGTATCTTGTATGCTTCCACATTTCTTCAGTTTGTGACTAATTGAGATATAATGCGGACAATGCATGCAATCACAAGCTGAGATAAAGTTTCACTTTTGGGAGGGTCCATCATGTCATCCAAATAAAAAATTCATCCATTTGTTGTTAGGCTTAATCCAAAGAATCACTATCATGAGAGTGTTCTACTACCCTATCTCCTTGGACTCATTCTTAAGCGTCTTGACGAATATCAAAAGAATAAACAGTTTAACAAAAATGACAAGGTTTGTGGACTAATAGACAATTACAATTTATGAGAGATATATTCATCACATAGAACACATTGAGTGCCCTTTCACTGCCATCATCTAGTTATTGTTTGGAAATCATGATGTTCCCTTCATTATGGCACCTACTACCTCGGCTTGTGTGGATACTTCCTTAGAGAGTGATCAATTTTCATAAATTATTCCTTCGTATACTGTTGTTTCCATAGTTGAGGAGATGAAGTCTCCTCTAGCTGAGGACATTTCATCTCCTCCAATTGAGGACACTCCATCTATTGTTGCTACTTCTGAGTTCAGTGATACTTCTTTGACATCATCCAGTGTTTAAGTGTAGTAGGATTTTTATCGTCTTCTAGAGACAACTCATTGGAATTTGATCTATATGTGACAAGGCATAACGTATTAATAACAACATAATAGGGGCTTGGGACTAGATGCTATACTTTAATAGTTTTTTGATGTTATGCAAGTTGTTATGCCTAGAACTGCTGTAATTTTGGTCTCTATTGTAAACACTGAAATGTAATTATTTTGATCATGATGTAAGGCTTGGTGTAAACACAGTATCTATCTCTTTTTGTTTCAGTTGATGATCACTCCAGACTTTGATAAGGGTTGATGCTTCATATAATGTATCTCTGATTTCTTAAACTATGTTCAATAGAAAAAAAATATCCGGTTGACAAGATACTTTACTAGTTTTAAAGAATTTTATGGGTCACTTGATAGTATTatgattaatttttaaaaatttattggtaATAATTTAAGATATTTTTTATGATTCTATAAAAAAGAAGCGACTTTAAATGTgttaaattttatcaaaattgatgaTCATTTATAAAGATATCTAATATTTACACAATAAGTATCGAGCATACGGAGGAAAATTTTATCAATTTCATTTAAGGATGCTAGATAATCTCTTTTGTGAGATGGATATTACAGTCGTAGCAAATATTATTTAGTTATGAAAAATATTTGGTTGATTGATTATTACAATGAAATCATTTATATGTTTAACAAGTTTCTTGGGTTATTGTTATTAGATTTTCACAATCAATGAGGATGTCGTTGTTGTTTTTCGATTTAATTGTGTGAGACATTTTAGCATGAGCATCTACATTAGACTCCATTATCCATCATTAGCATGGTAGAGAGATCAACGAGATGAAAAATAGTTAGTTGCAAATCAAGTCTAACTAAAAAAGGGGGAATTAAAGGGATGAGAGAGGGAAGGTTGCACATGGTACAAGGTGCAAGaatgtgacaaaaaaaaaaaaaagaacaaatttCTTAATGAAACACTAAAAATTAACAAAATCGGCTTTGGAGTAACATAAAGTTATCTAACATACTTATAGATATTTATAAACATCTATATTGATAACTAGATATATAAGTATATAAATAAGTATATAAGTTTAGGTTAATTGATGACTAGTTTTATTATCTTTTGGTTTATATTTAGCTAAACTCGTGGGACTATAGttttttatttccaagtcaaatgtGTGGATGGCTTTCCATTCGATGACTTAGATTCTTGTACAAGGTTGTGCTACCATTATTATAGGTAAGGACAATATGTGTTAGCCATGTTTATGCCAACCTGTACCTAACATGTATGGTCACATTAGATGTGTATATAAGATGCTACCAAATATCAAAGTTATATGGATTATATTACATGTGCCATAGGGTACTACCATTTATTGGATGTATATGACATCTAATATTAGATTTGCATGGATCCATTTCTTGTGATGCATGGACCACCAAGTATCATGCACATATGTGAGCATAACATGTAATGTTGATATCACATGTGTTGTATATATTTAGTCCACTAAGAAGATACAAATAAGCATGTGCAAAACATATGTTATGATACATAACATAGAGATACATGTATAATAATACATAATGTAGAGAGATATAATGCATATGTGAAGCATGATGCTTGTAAAGGAATTGAGGAAGCTACAAAGTTTTACTCACAAATAATTCTTGATTGTATAGGGGGGAATTGGTAAGCTTGATTCTTATGTGGCTATTTTTAAAGTAGTATTACTAGATATGTGTCTATGTGAAAGATTTGCATGAAGTAGTTGTATTGGGGATGCAAAACAATGAGTGTTCTTAATAGTTTGATGTGTACAGTTGTTCTTAGATCAAATATCTTTTCTTAAGGATCAATGGTCCCCATTGCATTTTTTTGTGCATTGAATCTAAGTTTTTAGAAGTCTAATAATGATCTAATGAGCTAGTATGTGCAATTGAGTGTGTAGATCGCTATGTACATGCAGCCTgggcatatgtcattattattccTATGATGATATTTTCTAGGTAATTACTTATGCTACATAAAGTCTTGTGGTCATACCTTGATGGATTTTGTTTGTAAAAAATTATTCACTAATAACCATTTAGAGTTATATCACGTTAATATAatcaagtaaatgatatttttctaCAATCAAGTAGAGTTGCATGGTTATATCAGACATATCATATCACATCACATAATCTTTATTGTATCATGGAGAACATTTTCATACATGTATATTATAGATTTTTCAAATTACTTGCTACTTATTTATATTTTAGTTGTGTGATAGACACTACTCGTTGTATATATTTTATCAGTTTTGCATGTTCCTATAGAACACTCTTGCCAAGGAGAACACATGAAGAATATAAGAATGGACCAAATGACTTTTTAAAATGTCTAAATATTTACTTTCCATGCATGGCTATGAATGATCATTTATTAGAAGTGCACACTCATATTAGATTTGCATCCACCTTCATTGGGAGGAAAATGTATTGGTTAAATTATGTCAATTCTCATATAGTTTTGGGTTCATTTTGATGGAATGTCTTAATACAAATATATATTGACAAGTGGCACACTCTTGTCTTAAGTTTTGCTTACAACCCAATAAAATTTCATATTTGCATCTATTTCCATTCATTTGGACTTATCCCATCCCTAATTATGCAAATTCTCATTCACCATATACACGTCATTTATAAACCTACATTTACACCCAAGTCTACACATTCATTTATTGCTCTAAAAATAGTACCTTTTTTTGTCGTGGGCAAATATTGATTGCCTTGATAGTTTAGTTTTAACCCCAAATACAAActctcaaatttgaatttcaaaatttctacCCCTTCTCACTAGCCATTGTGAGGTGACTTGACACGCATTTTTGTAAATTATTGTCATGTCTTgatatttaaagacattcaatgtGTCATTTATACACACTTAGATAATGATGGCTTATATgttggaagaagaagaaaattaatAGAGCCTATTTTGTTTCTAAGGACAGAAATCATAATTTGCATTAGAAACGCATTGGGCATCTACAAGTCTGTGTTCatgttgtcttcaattattttatcAAAGCCATAAAGCTAGTTTGATGGGGTCTTGATCTAGGAGAATTTGACCTGAGCAATTCAACAATATCCTCTAAGTTGTTTGTAAGCACTTCCTTGACATTATAAGGCAAAGAAGGCAAGCAAATCACTACAGTGAATTTCTATCAAATTGTTCTCATATGTGATACATCATTCCTATGCATCAAGACTTCCCCATggtgttagggttcaattagatCCCAATATTGTATTTGGATTCAACCCACATATGTTCTTGAGATTGCACAAAATCCAAACTATTCATCATCCCCTAAACATTGATTTTGTGTACTTAACATTAACATTAACTCTTCATCATTATTTCCAATATTAAATATACCTATCTCCTTATTCAAtttctaaatatttattaaaattattttatactagacctttgattaaatttaaattaactaaATACTTAGTGGGATTTTATTCCCTtacacatataaacctgcaacAAATTCCTCATGCGAATAAGTTTGTGAAGGTGAGCAGATATGCCTCTTGATGCCCGTGGTGTTTGTAGTGTGTGTGCGCCAGCATTACAAGAATAATATGGAATATGGCAAACTACTTGATTGCATAAGATCACGTTTAAAATAACATAGTGGACGTGAAGCCTATTACATCAAGATACTACTAGATTTAATGATATCTtaactaaataataataaatattaatagacGATTTGAGGAGAATTAGTATATGATCATGAGGAGATTTCATCTTGTTTAATATTAATATACATGATCTTATTGTGATACGCCAAACAAGCACTGCCATTAGTTTAATTCTTGTGTTTAAGACAATCTCTGGCAGTTCACGTGCATTAGTGAAGTCCTGGTCATCTTAAATACAATGAgattatgaatgaatgaatgagacTTTTCTAGGTAATTTGGGATTAGTATAGGAGGGTTTTGCTTGCACCATCATGGTCTTTTGGTTTTAGTTAGTTGGGCTGATTCATTCATATACTATGAGTGAAGTTGATGAGTAGGTAGatgaagaaactagagatcagGTTGAGGGCAAATTAGGGTTATCTTTGTCCAATGGAGAAAGGTGTGACATACAGAGAGTGCATGAAGAATCATGCTGCAGGTTTAGGAATGCATGCTACTGATGGGTGTGGAGAATTCATGGCAAGCACTGAGTCAGCTCTAAAATGTGCTGCATGCCACTGTCACCGTAATTTTcatagaagagaagaaggagaagaaggaagaggagaaggagGAGGATATTATCATTATAATCATCAGCCCTGGAATTACTACCACCatggtcatatggcatcttctcCAGTGAGCTCTGTCATACCCATGAACTTCAAGGAAGAGGAGCAGCAAGGCCTTCATATATGTTGTTCCTCATCTTCTAAGAAGAGGAGATTTAAGACCAAGTTTTCCCAGGAGCAGAAGGCCAAGATGCTTCAATTTGCACATACTGTGGAATGGAAAATGCCCAGTGAGGATGATGCAGCTGTGCAATGTTTATGTGAAGAGGTGGGTGTGAGTAGGCAGGTGCTTAAGGTCTGGATGAATAATAACAGGCCCAAATGCCCCAAGTGATATCTAGTTAGTTTTACTTCTCTTTTACATagacagatacatatacatataaaaagtTTTCAGTGTCCATATTGTACAAATCAGAGGCTTTTTGTTTAAGATGAAAGTATcatgttcatatatatattcaGGGATTATGGCTTGTAATTTGAAATTAAAGACATGAGTTATGAATGTTCTTGCATATTGTTCAAAGGAATCCGATTATATATATCATTCGATTCTGATGTTTTGtaatttaattgatttttaatattttataatccAATTTGATGTTCATCTTGTTAATCAGTTAGAAGATGAATTTAGGATCTTTCATTTTCCACAGATCAATTAGAGTTGAATCGAGCACCAGTCTTTTTTAATCGATTAGAAGATGAATTTAAGATCTTTCATTTTTAAGTTTTAACGGATCAATTAGAATTGAATCAAGAACCTTTCATTAACTGCTAAAGTGCTCTTATCATTGAGTCACCAGTCTTTTTTTAACCCATTTCAGTCAATGAAAACCCATTTGAATAGAGAGGATTTCCTCAGGTTTCATTGAGAAACATAACAATTTATGTAAAATATCTTATTAAGCTTTTCATGGGCTTAATTCTACATAAATATACAGTGCAGCAGATTGATATCACACTTTATTTGTTTTCTCTTTCAAGAccttttcaatttttctatttgaattGCCATCTTAACAGATTATAATTCTTGTAAGAACAAGCTTTAAATGTGATCAAACTGTACAGTTATAAAAGTTATGTTTACTTTATCTCTCATCACTGTTTCTGTTTATGACTCGCTCCATATTCATGTCTAGCTAGTAATCATTACAGGGTTTTCACATTAATATTATTAGTCCCCCATCAAGGCAGTTCTGCAAATGCAGACTGTGCCGCTGCCCTACAAAATATTATTCTGAAAGCTAGATTAAATTTAGAATAAAGCTCCTGTAATCAACAAATTAAAACTGTATTTATATGATTGGGTGTGATTTTCATTGTAGGTGAGTTTTAGAAGTGTATTGGGAGCTTCACAATAAAATACATAAAGGGAAAAAaagagttgatagctcaacaataTAAATGCTAAATGAAAACATGTTCTGCAAGAAATGAGATAAAAATAAATAGGTAACTTTTGAACAAAATGTTGTATCTATTTTCAAAGGGATTactttgtttcattttttttaaaggaaTGAGAAATATATTTAGAAGCATCATTTCACATAATTAAGGATATATCATCATTTGTTGAGTTTTATGACAAAAAGAATTCAGATCAAGAAGTTAATATTGGAAATCGAATAAAACTGCATGTTTCAGAGGCAAGAATAATTAATGTAAAAATGGGGCTTTAAATATATTTTATCAATTGAAAGAATAAGAGTAATTTCTTCTTTCAATATACAAAATTGTTGAAGCTAGATGTGAGTTTGTTGTCGTGTTTGATCAAGTTATTGTTAGATATGGAAGATACCTAAGTCATATAATTGTTATTGATAGAATTGATCATAAAGATTGTCActtcaaatttgttagatttaTTAATAATAAGAGCTCACTCTCTCATGTTTTTATTGCTTAAAATTAATTATATGTCAAAATTTTTGACATGTTAGACTTGGGCATATAAATTATAAAGAATTACAAGGCATGGTTAGAAGATTAAAAAGGATTTCAGCCTTTAAAGGTGGGTGTGAATAATGTATTTTACATTAATGCCATCGAGATTCTTTTGATTTAGGCAAAGCATAGATAATAATTTCCACTACAATCTATTCATAGTGATTTATATGAACTAAATTATCCTTCACTTTTTTACTCCAAGTATCTTCTCATTTTTATTGATGAATATAGTAGATgagtgtttgaattttttcaacTGTTCAATGCATTGGTTGAAAATATGAGtgacaagaaaattaaatgtttaagaatagatAATGGAGGAAATATTGtaattatacattttaaccattttgtgaaacatatattatatgaaAGTGCAAAGAACTTTTTTATGTACCCCTTAACAAAATTGTGTGGCTAAATAGATGAGTCATTTGGGTGAGATAAATTATTTACTTGGTATACTAGTTTATAGGTTACATGATGGATTAAATCTAGATTCTCATGTAAGATCTCTCTTTCAAAGCTAATTCAAACTTCAGCTTCTTACTGCAACATGCTtctaaaggatttatagaaagtttTGCTAGGCCACCTTGAGTATCTACTTTGATCTACTACATCTATTAGAATATGATGAACATCAGATTTATGTCATCTGAGCTTCATTTTTATGAGATTCAATAGGTCAATATAAATTGTATGGTCATTAAAAGGACCTTAATCAATAATCATTTTGCCTAAAtgtttgtagttttgattttcttgaaTAGATTCACCTTCTCACCTCTAATATTACTTCCTCCAACATTTCCATTAAGGTTTTTGATAATATTCCAAAACCTTGACATCCTTCACAAAGCATTACTTTAACTATGTCATTATGACCTATCACTCGTCTTATTGTAGTTCATGTTATGCTAGGGAAACAATCTCACAATCTTCTTAACAAGCAATGGATTTAAATAATGAGGAAAGTTTGTAAGAAAtggctatggagatagccacccaaaaACTAGAGGCCTATTGAATAGCACAATAATAAgagagaataatagagacaacaacaAACTTTATTCTCAACAATGATGCAATAAGCTAGACAAAAAATGCTTAGGAGacccccttggttatatagccaaggtgacTGTATGAGACAATGACAAATTTCGTTGTCTCATGACATGATAAGTAGAACAAAAAGTTATCAACCCACCTAAAGTAGAAAAATGATCAcatgataacaccactaaaggtggatcacccatcaaagGTGAAAAAGTGCAACCACGAAATTTGGATATGATAAAGTGATAAAGTGATATAtgtccacctaaagtggagatgctccaactactcctatgcaatttcctaagtaagcttaagtgtaGTTAGGGCCTAGAAAACAATAACTGGAAGGTAAAATGCTTAAATTACACcaaaacccccccttaagtgcaacttaggagaatgaaGACTCAAGCTAATAGTGCAAGaagggtcccaacaactaggccagGATAGCTACCCATGTACAAgttcaatgcaatctctcacaaatggaaaaAGGGAGAAAAAattgtgggaaaaaactcccccccaaaagagaagaAAACACACAacaactctcaaagaagaatgagaaggacaaaactttgagtgaggaaaaagtcccccataagagagaatggagaagtcaactgacccctTTGATTAAACATCATGCACCCCCAAGAGATCTCACAATTGATGATACTTGTTAtcagtgaagggtttggtaaaGATGTCTGCAACATGCTTTGTTATAGGgtgatactacaaatcaatgaccagGTCCTATATCATCTCCctgatgtagtgcatatggatctcgatgtgtttggtctgttgGTGGTGAACCGAGTTCTTCAAGATCTAaatggcactttgattgtcatAATGAAGGACTATAGATCATGGAGTGGTGAAAGCAAAATTAGAAATAATATTCTGAatccaaatagcctcagtggtggcatttaTAGCCCCTTGACACTCAGCCTcaatcaaagagagagcaatagcatgtcacttctttctctaccaacaaatAGGGTTGGAACCAAGATGAAAGTTGTAGCTGAAAgtggacttacgatcatcaagattacaaacctAATCTAAGTTTGTATACCCAACCAAGCCAAGTCTTGTACCTACTACATAGTGAATATgaaagtgatgtgtaccctagatgtagtgCAAGATGCATTTGGCAACTTTATAATGaaactcatgtggttcctgcataaaGCGTGAAACCATACCAACTGCAAAGGGAATATTAGGGAATATTAGGGAAtatgtgtgagtcaagtaaatgagGCTCCCAACAAGCTGATGATGCAAAGTGGTATTGTGGAACTGAGCAATAATATCAAGAGCATGCTTGGGCTAAGCAAGAGTGAGATCTTGAAAGAAGATTGTGAGATCTCAatcttgagaaagtagtgcaaaaggccCGTCGGTCATAGAAAATATGTCATGTAAGGAAGATTTGATACTATCAATGATGGATGAGGTACTccctgttggcattgcacactctaatggtagtttcAGAGAATAGATACAACATTAAAGGATAGCAACAGGTATACTCAAAGTTTGAACATGGTATTAGCAgacctattccagattgtaaccaaccggttgcAAGGTTCTAGCTaaaaactgcactcatttgacagattttttacaacctttgtcattgatgtcaaagggggagtagtagaactgagaaaaatgacttgcagaagagatcatctactcagggggagcacacagttttggtaagatttttggacttcatttttgggacagattttggatttttctcttgagtgttgccatcaatgccaaagggggagattgttggcattgcacactctaatggtagttaaaggtgattgaaggtgttttcattgatggcaaccttgcaatcttatggcaccggcaggcaCCAGCACCGGCAGACTCAGCACcggcagatagttcaccggcagcgacaataatgtttaccgacatcctagctgacaggattttgattattgtattttgtatttaatatctttttgtaagccgacatggcatattgtaataagactcatatatatgtatgagatcttgtagatcattttgggatatacacatgatagaggatagacatgatggatatgtagagcgaatagtaaggtagattttgtataagggtttatggttattgtatgagcttaaaccggtattgaacctggcatagcagatgcttattgtagcagtacattatattggattctcataatccatttttgaaagtcagtgagacttccttttgtatttgagcagtgagctctaggtagttggccttcctgcatgtgcaagcacattattgtaagtaatatccattcattggccagtgagtgaatattgtgggtcacaaatcccatcgaggtttttcccacaccgagtttcctcgccaaaaaacttgtgttatggtgtgctttctatgttgtctttattgttcatatttactgcattaattcttatttaccggtacactgttttggaatgcaaaatacttaataaggtcagaaaatttgttaatcgattagatattgattcacccccccacccgcccccctctcagtatctttgggattatTATAAATCCTAACACTCCCCATAATGATCAAGttatcaacatagagcacaagtagaAAATGAGAGGAatcttgtcacaaaatgtagacatttggatctaAATAACACTTGGTGAATCCTGTTGAGAGaataaaggaatccatcttggcataccaagccctaggggcctacttGAGGCCATATATATAGACTTCCTCAATCTTCAAACCAAAGAAGAATCCTCAATGAATCTTTGTGGTTGATCCATGTAAATCTCCTCCTGAAGATACTCGAGAAGAAATGCACTAGACTTAACATACATctaatgtatagcccaaccatgagtttttgcaatagcaagtgtcaagaaaatggagttcatcttagaaATGGAGGAAAAGGtctctacatattcaacattagaaaCTTCTGAGAAACCTTTTGCCACAAGCCAAGCTTTGAACTTATCCACACTTGCATTAGTTGCATACTcagtttgatagatccacttacatcaaaccatctttctctccTTATAGAgaggaactaattcccatgtgttGTTTCTCATCAAGGAAGTATACTCTTCCTCCATTGTTGTACCCCACTTAGCTATGGATGCTTCCTTAAAGGATTGTGAAAAGAACTAGCAATGTAAACATGTGGAAGATATTGATGTTGTAACTGATTTCTTTGAGTGTCGAAAGGATCTCCAACAAGAGTAACTACTAACTCAAGAGTCTATCGAGCCCAACGAATTCTTGTAGGAGATGAAGGACAAGTATCCTCAACTTAAAATGGACCATGTGAAGGTGTGAATCTAAAAATTAGAGTTGGGTTAGAATCATCATTTGAGTCACTATCATCACATTCCACTATGGAGGAAAGATGAGGAGAATTAGAGGCTGAGCTAAGAaatctttcctcaaagtgaacactcttGTCAATGAATAGCTCATTTGTGTCAAGATCCAAAAGTATATATGCATTGACACCATCATGATATCCAACAAAGATGCAAgtcctactctgaggttccaatgccttgcactTATTTTAACGTATGTGTGCCCAAGCTGGTGAGCTAAAAACTCTAAAgtgtctcacaatcagttttctACCACACTAATCCTCAAAAGGAGTCATACCTTTCAATGGCTTGTGgggaacctgattttggatgtgtgtggcacaatcaATGGCTTATGCCCAGAATGTAGGACCAAGAGAACGAGCATGAATCATGTAGCAAGCCATCTCCTTAAgggtcctattcttcctttctacaacaccactTTATTGTGGAATG is part of the Cryptomeria japonica chromosome 10, Sugi_1.0, whole genome shotgun sequence genome and harbors:
- the LOC131069345 gene encoding zinc-finger homeodomain protein 7 encodes the protein MEKGVTYRECMKNHAAGLGMHATDGCGEFMASTESALKCAACHCHRNFHRREEGEEGRGEGGGYYHYNHQPWNYYHHGHMASSPVSSVIPMNFKEEEQQGLHICCSSSSKKRRFKTKFSQEQKAKMLQFAHTVEWKMPSEDDAAVQCLCEEVGVSRQVLKVWMNNNRPKCPK